One genomic region from Reichenbachiella ulvae encodes:
- a CDS encoding 3-keto-disaccharide hydrolase, protein MKLLKLMVLGLMLGTTASAQSNDWKVLFNGKNLKGWTKINGQADFKVENGVIVGVSKRNTPNTFLRTNKTYGDFILEYEAKIDPALNAGVQIRSNTQADYRNGKVHGYQVELDPSDRAWSGGIYDEQRRGWLYNLEGNEAGKLAFKQNEWNQFRVEAIGNSIRVWLNGVPTADLVDDMTASGFIALQVHTIENEDQEGKEIRYRNIRIQTKNLQEVKTTVSNEIKEESYLLNTLTKREQADGWKLLWDGQSTDGWRGAKLDRFPDNGWSMENGLLTVADNDGAESENGGDIVTIKKYENFILEVDFKFSEGANSGIKYFVDTELNKGKGSSIGCEFQILDDKLHPDAKKGVEGNRTVGSLYDLITADARLYTEAKGPQKRVNVYGWNRARIIVQGQKVQHYLNGMKVVEYERGTQMWKALVAYSKYQKWPIFGEAPIGHILLQDHGNEVSFKNIKIKEL, encoded by the coding sequence ATGAAACTATTAAAACTAATGGTCCTTGGCTTGATGCTGGGAACGACTGCATCGGCTCAGTCTAATGACTGGAAGGTGTTGTTCAACGGTAAAAACCTAAAGGGTTGGACCAAAATCAACGGACAGGCAGATTTCAAAGTAGAGAATGGGGTGATTGTGGGTGTAAGTAAGAGGAATACTCCTAATACTTTTTTGAGAACCAATAAGACTTATGGTGATTTTATTCTTGAGTATGAAGCCAAAATCGATCCTGCTTTGAATGCAGGGGTGCAAATCCGAAGCAATACTCAAGCGGATTATAGAAATGGAAAGGTGCATGGCTATCAAGTAGAATTAGATCCAAGTGATAGGGCATGGTCTGGTGGCATCTATGATGAGCAAAGAAGAGGATGGCTGTACAATTTGGAAGGAAATGAGGCAGGAAAGCTAGCCTTTAAACAAAATGAATGGAACCAGTTCAGGGTAGAGGCGATTGGTAATAGTATCAGAGTTTGGCTCAATGGTGTACCGACAGCCGATTTGGTAGATGACATGACCGCTAGTGGATTCATTGCCTTGCAGGTTCATACAATAGAGAATGAGGATCAGGAAGGTAAAGAAATCCGCTACAGAAACATTCGCATCCAAACCAAAAATCTTCAAGAGGTTAAAACTACTGTGAGTAATGAGATCAAGGAGGAAAGTTACCTGCTGAATACGCTGACCAAAAGAGAACAAGCCGATGGTTGGAAGCTTCTTTGGGATGGACAGTCCACGGATGGTTGGCGTGGAGCAAAATTGGATCGGTTTCCAGATAATGGATGGAGCATGGAGAATGGTCTACTCACTGTGGCAGACAATGATGGGGCCGAATCTGAAAATGGGGGAGATATCGTCACCATCAAAAAATATGAGAATTTCATACTGGAAGTCGACTTTAAGTTCAGTGAAGGAGCAAATAGCGGTATTAAGTATTTTGTGGACACAGAGCTAAATAAAGGTAAAGGTTCATCAATAGGCTGTGAATTTCAGATACTGGATGACAAGTTGCATCCCGACGCTAAAAAAGGAGTGGAAGGCAACAGAACAGTAGGGTCGCTTTATGATTTGATTACGGCTGATGCACGACTATATACCGAGGCTAAAGGTCCGCAAAAGAGAGTCAACGTCTATGGATGGAATAGGGCAAGAATAATCGTTCAAGGTCAGAAAGTACAGCACTACCTCAACGGTATGAAGGTGGTAGAATACGAAAGAGGTACACAGATGTGGAAGGCTCTGGTAGCCTACAGTAAGTATCAAAAATGGCCCATCTTCGGGGAGGCGCCCATAGGTCATATCCTGCTACAAGATCACGGAAATGAGGTTTCGTTTAAAAACATTAAAATCAAGGAATTGTAA